caaagaatgtaatgtcaattatgtaacactcagtcggtatgtttatttgttttttgcatgtgaacatcttgtaacattgaaagttttctgaaaatttttttaaatttcaaataaacagtaaacgtaaactgacattcaaattttccaaataataattttgaaaagattctttTCAGGTATGTGAGTAAGCAAAAAAAGGCTAGTGATGAAGGGACTGGTGAACATGTTCGCATGACACCAAAATATCAATCCAGATTGATTTTTACAGCTGAACAAGAAAAGTGCTTGGCTGACTATTTGATAACATGCTCAAAACTCTGTTATGGTCAGTCGACTCGTAACACTCGAGAGCTAGCTTATGAAATGGCAGTGGTGAACTCTATACAAGTGCCAAAAAACTGGCATGATGACTCTGCTGCAGGTTTAGACTGGCTACGATTGTTCTTGAAGCGAAATCCAAATTTAAGcattcggcagcctgaaaactgttctctttctcgttgcacatcatttaatgcacacacagtgaaaacattttttgacaatctTGGTGCAGCCTTAAGACGTTCAGAATGTTTTGGTGATGGTTCCAGAATATGGAATCTAGATGAAACTGGTACCTCAACAGTCGTAAATAAGTCTGCCAAGGTGATTGCAGAAAAGGGATCCAAAGGGGTAAATAATGTAACAGCAGGTGAAAGGGGAACTCTAGTTACTACATGCTGTTTTGTGAGTGCATCCGGAAACACCATACCCCCTGCATTTGTTTTCCCAAGGGTCAAGTTCAGTGATCATATGTTGATCAATGCCCCTCCTGGCTCTCTTGGACTGACATCGAAAAGTGGTTGGatgacagcagaaatatttcctgaagttattaagcacttcatcaaacatacaaaaacaagtaaagaagaCCCTACACTGCTAATAATGGATAATCACCAAAGCCATATTAGTATACAAGTAATAGATTTGGCAAAAGAGTATGGCATAATGATTGTGACTCTTCCACCTCATTGCAGTGCCAAATTACAGCCCTTGGATGTTTCCTGTTATGCTCCATTTAAGACCTATTATGCCGCAGCAGTTGATTCCTGGAACAAAAGCAATCCAGGTAAAGCTCTTTCCATCTACCATATTGCAGGATGCGTCAATTTTGCCCATCAAAAGGCTATGACTCCAGCTACtattattaatggattcaaaaaaactggaatatatccATATAATAGGCACATTTTCACCGAGGCAGATTTCTTGAGTAGTTCTGTAACAGACCAGCCTTCTCCTGAAACTGAAGAGTGTGACTTATTGAGCCAAGAATTAAGAGCAACTGCAAGTACTTCCAGTTTAAACAATGGTCAAGGTGAAgataaaagaacttttcaaagtcCTGCTCAGTTCAAGGGCTATCCTAAAGCCGCTCCAAGGAAAAATTCAACCAGGAAAAGAGAACCAGGCAAAAGTATGATCATAACAGACACACCAGAAAAAATCCgtatgatggaaaagaaaaatacagctataggaaaaaaaacttctgaggcAACTAAATCATGCAGAAGTTTATTTAATGCCAATGTTGCCATTGATAACTGTGAGGGGCCCCATCAAAATTCAGACACCACGTCAGAGGGAGGACTTTCAAACCCCTTGGAaggtaatgaggatattttagaaggttttggaaataaagtaggtacagtaaaagttggtgattatgttttgattgagttttcatcgaagaaaaaattctactatgtaggtagaataattaaagaagcaagaaaacacaatggcgctgaagttacatatttacgaaaaagttccaaagtgccaaattcattttttttcccacatATTGAAGATATAGCATCTGTCAGCATGAAAgacattaaattagttttaccaCCTCCTTCTTATCGCAAAGGAACTGCAAGAATGAaaaggtttatttcatttaaaatttcatttgccaatttAGATGTTCGTTAAGCTTCTAATTATCACTGACTAAGGTGcagtttgtttcatgttttttaatccattactgtattcatgcattgtgagtttcattctagtgaaaatattgccaaaggtaaaaataaatggtattataaaatctgaaaaaatgtgtttcactgtgccccataagTAAAAAAGGccctgtttcactgtgccccacacatggggcacagtgaaacaattgacatatcactacaaaaattgatgtaaatccattgcttttttaaataattccattttttaaagtaggaatagtgaagaaaatgacaagcaccatttatatattttcattgttattttattttcaaaagcaatgtttttataggcaaaataataatttttgtttcactgtgccccaccctcccctagTATTTAAAAGGAGAGTCCTTCTATATCTTCAAATTATGGATTCCGTATACATATCACTTAACCTTTTTATCCCATTTGCTAGTCTCTCATAATTCATTTCATCACATTTGTTACTTTGAAAGGTTTATTCAggcaattttgatttttttgataatatttttgtgTGTTGGAGCAAGTAATTCTGGTGGCACATAGGCCATGGCTTCTTGTTGCAAGGGTAATTTTTGCTTGTAAATATTACAGTACATTTTTATGTCATTAAAATTCCTGTAAAATTAATCACAATTGAAGGCAGGGGGTATCTCTGGGATGGACTGTCTTTCCCCTTGGTACCAAATTTGATATATGTACCAGGAGTCTGATTATACCAGAAGGCTAAGGAACCCTATATTATTGAGTTTGTATATTCATGCCACGTACTTGTTTGTGAAATGTTCGGTTCTCTTGTTATCCGGGAGGGAGAGAATCTTTATAGTGCATATTTAGATTTTACCCGGCCTACTCATCATTTCAGCACTCTGTATGCTTTGCAGGTAGAATCTCCCTGGTATGCTTCATTCAGACTTTTTATTCACCACTTTGGTGAGTGTGAGCATTGGAGAAATAGGGGAAAAGTTTTTGGCAGTGTATGTACATTGTCTTCCAAagtagaaattatattttaaataaaaaattatattatatataaaaagaAGTTGGAATTTTCTTTTGGGTGGAACACTGCTACCATAAACCCTCAAAATCCATTCTCTTTGGAGGATACAGGGTCAAAAAATCTGAGTGGCGGAAGTGGCCTATTGAAGAGCATGACCCCACAGGCCAATAGGCTACTgtatgcacacacacacacacaaatggTGAGGTATAGAGTATGGCTGTGCATTGTGAGGTACTATCTTCATGGCATCAGGCTGCTGACAAAGAGAACAGTGCTTGCAGGTTGCAGATCACACATTATGTTGTCAATcccacaaaaaaaacattttcggctTTTCTTCTCTGATCCATCTACCGCTAACATTTCAAAACTTGAAGACAGATAATCCACCCTAAATTCACCAGAACTCATTTCTCTAGCAAATATTGATagtaaaaacttatttaaaattatgaaaagttttcCATGGCTCTTGGCGTTCTTGATCTACGGAAACAGTGAACGCTATCAAAACTGAAAATCCCTTACTATGTATAATTTTGATATAAATCAGTATTTAGGTTTGAGAATtgaaatttactaaaaataaattatctaacgGATCTGGATCATTGCCAAATTCTGAAGTTGGGTCCTATGGGTTGGGTTGTTGCCTTTGCGGTATACATGTATACCTTTGCTCCTGGGCAACATGCATTTAAGCTCCATCCTATGATCAATTAAATGAGACTCCTTTATTCCATCTCTCCTGGCCGTTTGAGGCACCTCACATGAAAACAATGGTTATTCACTTATGTACTTTGTTGAAGCAATTAAATGtacgtatttataatttttttcaggaaagtttttgtcaaaaactgccaaaaattaattaattgattaaattagCACAAACCACATAGCTACAACTTGCAACAATACATCTTGAACACAGTGGCTCCCTAATATGATTGATTTCTTGAAAGGCAAGGTGGAGGATAGTGGGATAGGTATGTTGGCAACATGGTGCACTACCAAGTCTGCATTGCCTAGGGTAGTTTTCTCTCTATGGGTTTTCTCACTTCTATTCTTTCTTCTCCTCAGATTTCATATTCAAGGGAGCGTTTAAGAAAAGGTCAAAGACATGAAGCTATAAGTAAACCAGCTAGAAGATCTAATTCTATGATGCTCGCAACAATGAATTTTGCTCTCGACGATCTCAGCGAAAATGTAAGCACAGCTTCTGAGAGACATTCTCTACTAGTAGAATGTGAAATGTGTGCAGTGGAACAGAATTCAGTCAACTCTACCTCAATGAGGACATGCGAGGATGTAGAAGATTCATCAGAGGCAAATATTCCagagagagagttgaaaaaatCTATGAAAGATTGTGACAATGCTGCAGACATTCAATGTTCACAGGAGGATAGATGCAGTAATTGTGACAGTCAGGCAAAGGAATGGTGAGAATTAAATATGTGACTTTTTAGTGCTAATTGTAGATACCTGAGATGTACAATTGGTTACTTCTGGGGGTATGGTGGCCTAATGGGCATGGTGTGAAGCTACCCAAACGGCACAGCACCCTCCATATCTAATTCTTATctagatagtatccattgaccaTGGGGATACTATGCTGCTCCATctcttttcgtcaatggatacactCCACGTACCGTCTGTTGACAAAGCACTTACGATGCATGTCAATGTGTGCTACGAAGTGCGTACGAAAGGATCTGAAGGTCCATTAGACTCCTTTATGAGAAGATACCCTTTGGTCAGTTTACTTTTACAGTTTTACCTTGGTCCTAGTTTCAAATCCTCGTAAAGCCTTTAGACTTCTCCCACTAAAATCTTTGGAATGCTAAGTGGCCAAAGAGGAGCCATTAATTTGCTAAATTTACATACTTCTACTCATTGGTGGCTGGTCAGGTGATTTGAGTCTAGCACCCCTTCACCTACATTTAGATAGAGTAAATAAGAAGGCCAGTTTTAGTTTTGAGAATTcaggaattaaaattaatttctaacattaacccttttactgccagcccatttcaggtgggatgtacgaagactgccaagggtattttccagaattagcaacatttcagatttaaaaatttttctaccatttaattttatttaatacgtctagatatttttcccaattcttaagatatatttacatcttataaccatagatagattatgggggtttacataaattacagtcattgaaaaggccaaaatcacaaaaaataagtgaaatacaTAATTcaggccgataaatcggcccctggcagtttttactcaaccagcgagggccgatatatcgacccagtggcagtaaaagggttaaatggTGCATGTTTATGCTGAAACTTGTtgcacaatgctccacgtcactgtAATTCACCCCCTTCAGAGATCACAAGCCACCACTGCCTCTAGTTTAGGCCGGGTTGTGCTCTGCCATAATCAAACTTCATTTTCAAGCACTGAGTGATTGTTTCAAGTCACTCTGCTGCAGATGGATAGTTGGTAAATATACTTGATTTTACTCATCTCACGTTTATTATCAGtcttcacaaaatattattttaacatgtaattttaagttttggAGAACGTCATTTCTTATTACATGCAGTGAAGTCATCTGAGgagataatttcaaatttatttgtatCTTTTCATTTGCATGTAGGAAATCTGATCAGCCCAACACCCCATCCCGAGTACCTTTAATTGACAACGATATTATCCAGCCACCGCACTGTTTACGACATACAATGACTGGAACAAAATATCTTTGGAATACATCTTTTTCAATAAAACCTTCAGTGCCTGCATCAACAAAATGCTCATCTAGGAGAGGACAGTGTACAAAATATGATCAAGATTCAAGCCCTTTTGCAGGTAGTGACAggtatgaaaagaaaatgaaggtTCTGGTGATAGAAATGCTAGACAAATGTATTTCATATCCTGCATGGTGATCAGGATTTTTATATTTGACCATTGGCCATTTATATGTCACACACTAGTTTGCAATTTGTTGGTGGGAGAATATTACTATGCAGGTAGTAACCAAAGCGTCTAATATAAATTACTAACAAGTGTGCTATGGTGTTACCAACCAGTGGGTCCTGACCACTGTCCTGCACTCTGGCAAATTTGTTCTCTAGACACTCAAATACCACAGGATTTGAATTTGCCCCTTGGAGAGGGCTAGACTAATTGTAAGCTAAATATCCAAGTAGGTACTTCTTCTTGCTCACTCAAAAGCCTAACTCTATCATATCATGATGATTAGCAATTTCAAAAGAATGAGTCATCCATGAGATTTTCTACCATTATCAAAAGGGTCTTGAGTTCCTCCGATCAGCACCTCAGGAAAGATTCCATTTTGATCAATTGTGTTCATTGTGAAGCATATGTGGCCAATCATGGTTATTAATATTGCTGTTCATCTTTGCTTTTGATGAGCATTGAAGAACTTTTTTGTTGCAGAAATTTGTGTTCAACTCCTCCCTCTGCTGTCACAACAATGGATCGTGCTTCTTCGAACCTAGCGAAATTGCCATTCTGGGTCATTTTTGGAGTTCTTGGCACTTATATCTGTATAGGAGCAGCAATATTTGCATCACTGGGAGGATGGGCATATATAGACAGTTCCTTCTTTTGCTTTA
This genomic interval from Ischnura elegans chromosome 5, ioIscEleg1.1, whole genome shotgun sequence contains the following:
- the LOC124159175 gene encoding uncharacterized protein LOC124159175 isoform X1; protein product: MRNRIRKSHIGSFTDGEMRAAVHLVLHENYSIRKAAKECNVNYVTLSRYVSKQKKASDEGTGEHVRMTPKYQSRLIFTAEQEKCLADYLITCSKLCYGQSTRNTRELAYEMAVVNSIQVPKNWHDDSAAGLDWLRLFLKRNPNLSIRQPENCSLSRCTSFNAHTVKTFFDNLGAALRRSECFGDGSRIWNLDETGTSTVVNKSAKVIAEKGSKGVNNVTAGERGTLVTTCCFVSASGNTIPPAFVFPRVKFSDHMLINAPPGSLGLTSKSGWMTAEIFPEVIKHFIKHTKTSKEDPTLLIMDNHQSHISIQVIDLAKEYGIMIVTLPPHCSAKLQPLDVSCYAPFKTYYAAAVDSWNKSNPGKALSIYHIAGCVNFAHQKAMTPATIINGFKKTGIYPYNRHIFTEADFLSSSVTDQPSPETEECDLLSQELRATASTSSLNNGQGEDKRTFQSPAQFKGYPKAAPRKNSTRKREPGKSMIITDTPEKIRMMEKKNTAIGKKTSEATKSCRSLFNANVAIDNCEGPHQNSDTTSEGGLSNPLEGNEDILEGFGNKVGTVKVGDYVLIEFSSKKKFYYVGRIIKEARKHNGAEVTYLRKSSKVPNSFFFPHIEDIASVSMKDIKLVLPPPSYRKGTARMKRFISFKISFANLDVR
- the LOC124159175 gene encoding uncharacterized protein LOC124159175 isoform X2 — protein: MTPKYQSRLIFTAEQEKCLADYLITCSKLCYGQSTRNTRELAYEMAVVNSIQVPKNWHDDSAAGLDWLRLFLKRNPNLSIRQPENCSLSRCTSFNAHTVKTFFDNLGAALRRSECFGDGSRIWNLDETGTSTVVNKSAKVIAEKGSKGVNNVTAGERGTLVTTCCFVSASGNTIPPAFVFPRVKFSDHMLINAPPGSLGLTSKSGWMTAEIFPEVIKHFIKHTKTSKEDPTLLIMDNHQSHISIQVIDLAKEYGIMIVTLPPHCSAKLQPLDVSCYAPFKTYYAAAVDSWNKSNPGKALSIYHIAGCVNFAHQKAMTPATIINGFKKTGIYPYNRHIFTEADFLSSSVTDQPSPETEECDLLSQELRATASTSSLNNGQGEDKRTFQSPAQFKGYPKAAPRKNSTRKREPGKSMIITDTPEKIRMMEKKNTAIGKKTSEATKSCRSLFNANVAIDNCEGPHQNSDTTSEGGLSNPLEGNEDILEGFGNKVGTVKVGDYVLIEFSSKKKFYYVGRIIKEARKHNGAEVTYLRKSSKVPNSFFFPHIEDIASVSMKDIKLVLPPPSYRKGTARMKRFISFKISFANLDVR